The region atataatcacaaaaacaaaaacataagagaaaataagaatatgaaataaaagtggtgaggtagggtgttgaattttattaaacaaaacCATTGTAGTGAGTAAAAGTTGAATGTGTGTTGAATTATTAGAtagaagagagggttattagatagaagagagagaagatgatgtgaagTGTAAAAAGTGGAAAATGAGGGTGTTGAATTTTAAAACCATTGTACATAGTcttatgtgtaattttttttttaattccacataGGCCTTATTAACACAGTCAGCATGTCAAATCACCAGTCGCTGAAGCTCGATCCGGGCCCTGGCAAGGACCTGACCCACCAGGGGCGGATCTAGACCTTATATATCAGTGaggctaaacataaaagaaattatagactaaaatatattgaattttttttttgaaaaagagaaatattatagataaaaccaTGAGATAAAGTTTCTCATGAAAATAGAAGAGTTTACAATTCAAGAAGGACTAGGTTTACAACGaaatataacaaaagaaacaaagtgaaaacaaCAGTACAGTAAAAAAACAAGAACAATAAAACAGGGAAAATACAATAGGAAGACAACAATCTATACTATACTAATAGTGGAGGCCGAAAAATAGGAGATGCATGAGAAATCCACAGCAGCACATAGCAGGTTATAGCAAAATTTCTTCTAATGAATTTTTTGAGTAGCTTGAAAAGTGCTGAGTGAAGGTTTTGtcgtttattataatttatatgttTGAGTATATTCTTCTTTATATATGTATTGTATTGGATGACATGATGAACACAATAATTTGAGTGAACATTAATTTCATGATAGATATGAACAACAGACACACAGTATCAAATACATTCAGGAAGAGAATATAATGAAAGCAACACACAGTTGTGAGAGCATATAAAATAGAagcatataaatatttttttttttaaaaaagaaagaaaaacaggtGTGGCTAAAGCCACACCTTGCCTCAACATGGGTCCGCCCATGTGGCCCACACACTTTACAAATGAGAGGATCTCCTTTTGTATTTTTCCTGGAGAGGGGCTTAGTTCAGACGACGACTCAAAGACAGAgactaatatgaggattaaCCGACCTTAAATGAAAATCAATCTAATAAGTAAATGAAGATGCCGGTATATTCAATATTATCTCACTGTTGAGATGTGGTGTGAAATTTATTATGGTGAATTGTTGCATAGTTTATTGATGTAATAGTTAATTGGCTAAACACCTAAAAACTAGTCTTACTTCTCTATCCCAGAAATTATTTTAGacacttttcaattttttcaaaacGTTTGTTGTTGTAGAAAACCAATGTatttgtttctaatttttttcattcatacttttatttaataaattttttcccACTTATTATCTTTTATACTAACCAACCAGAACTTTTTTCTAtcaactattttttttctttatccaaaagagaatttaatagttgcacatattactagtaaaattaaataggGATGTTTTTATAACATTATATTATCAATAATTATAATGTTATTCTtctctctcaaaaaaaaaattataatgctATTCTTTATATCACAACCttaaacaataatttttttagaatAGAGAGCGTTTCACCTATTCGTAattgattttaacttttaaaaatgAGTTGAAGAAGTATTTCTAAATATATGCACTAAATCTTAACTTTAGAGCCATTGGACAAAACTTGGTTTTGGTTGGTAATTTCATTACTCAAACAAGGTTTTATCTAAAACAaaactttattttagttggtaGTGCTATTTGGACATTCGTTTTCAAAACACCTAATCAATGTACATTTGCAATTTGGAGTAGTTTTTTACTTCCACGATTTGtaaagttaaaaagaaaagCTATGAAACATGATTTTGGTAAGAGTTATGCTAGATATTTCAATAAGATTTTTCACGAAAAGCAAGAATGTGTTATTTGGTTACTTTAATTTTCTcaaaataaacaacaataaaataaaataaaataataacagCTTACGATTCAATGGCGACTATTCATAGAGTTCGTTTAAAAATCCATTGCacgacttatatttttattttgatagtCTATACGTATATTTTAAGACTTATGGCCATTTAAGAAAATCagaattatattttataattttttaactcCTCAAATTATGCTAGTAAAAAACTATCACAAATTACAAGTATTCATTGAATATCTCAAATATCTAACATCCTTAGTGAAATTACTAATATCGAGGATTCATATTCTAGAAGAAGAATGGTGAAAATTCAAAGTATGAATATTATATTAGATAAGAATGGATTGAATAATGAAAATACAATAAAGTGGATTCATATAGTTATTACCGTGTTGAATCACGATATCCCCGTTTTTAGGCTCACTTGACCTCCAACACGTAGTTGCCTAGAAACTAACTAAGGATCATAGTTCAAAAAGATGATTGGGACTCAAAATCTCAACCATGAAATTGAAGGCTTTTAAGAAACCCACTTGGTCACAATTCACAAAAGCATTTAATCCTAAGGGACAAATAAAAGGACAAGTGCAACAATGTCAGACTATGTTGTTTAAATCTCTTCATTTGATCCTGATCTTAGATCTTGTCTCACATAAAGCTCCAATCCTTCTCTTATCCATTGCTTCCTTTGGTCACTGAGATAATAGACcaattctgtcatattgaatcTATATGTGCTTTCACAGCTAACTTTGTTCCTGAAACATGGCACAGCACTGAAGTCCAACTCAGATTCAAGGTACACAGTACCAGCACGTCTCCATATTCTCTGAACTTGCATGAAAACTATACTGTTTCACTTTCCAAGGTACACTTCTCAGTTAGTTCAGCCCATACCCTTCTGTTCTTTATCTCAAATTTGTTCGTCTTTTGATTAATtacatttccacctattttgtCTTCACTAATCATATCTCTATGCATTTCCAAtcacatcatttatcatatcgTCATTTCTCGATCTTCCTATGTCTCTATGAGTGTAGATGAAATTGAGGTGTGAATGAAGTACCTATTTGGATATATGGTGGAAAACCAGGTGAGGTAAAATCGAAGTGGACATAAGCAGCTTCTCTAAAGCTTTTGGACTTGTTCACCGTGATTTTGACTTCAATGTGATTTTTCACCATGtattcaaacatgcacaaagTATTATTGAATTTGTTCTTATCCAATGATGTCTGCTTCTTCTGCAGGGTATATATAAACTCAAGATCTATTGGAAGCAAAACCAAGAAGAAATTGATCTTATTTACTTCAACTATTTCCATCCTTTAGGATATTGATGTGAAAACATAAgcttttataaaattattaccAAAAGATGGTTAGATCCTGTTGGAAACCTTCTGTAGATGGTGATGATGGAGATCATGGAAGTGGAAGTGAGAGTGGGAGAGTTGATGGCTTGCTATGGTACAAGGATTTGGGGAATCATCTTTATGGGGAATTCTCAATGGCTGTGGTTCAAGCCAATAGTTCCTTGGAGGATAGAAGTGAACTTGAGTCTGGTCCCTTGAGTTCCAACCATTTTGGTCCTCAAGGGACCTTTATAGGTGTATATGATGGCCATGGTGGGGCTGAGGCTTCACAATTTGTTAGTGATAATCTTTTCTTCAACCTCAAAAGTATGCCCTCATCTTTATTATACGCATATAGAttcatagcatgtttggatcagtttcTCTTTCACTAGCATCAATTCCGAAACTCGGAAACTATTCACAGAAGCTTCAtcccataattgattctggtttcagaatcaattgtagaagatttCAAACATGAGCTCAAATTCATTCAGTGTTATTTTCCTACAAGTTGCTAGATGCAGATTTCAAATGAATTGGAGACCGTGGAAGCCCTGgcacttgcatcttcttctATGACCCTGACTCTTTTTTTTCTATGAACATGTACTTCAAACTCTCCAAAATGTCTGCATTCTTAAAAACATTCTCTGTCCAAAAATGGCCTACTATGTATATCTGACTAGTGATGATACTTAGAAATCCAAACAGTTAAACACCTCCTAGacattctatttttatttttatctctcttttcttatcatatcatgtcgcATCCATTACTTCTCATTTTGGTTTTCTATACTATGCGAATGTTCATTAATCATTTTCCATATGGACACTCCACAGTTGTTGGAGCCTCATGCACTGGCCACCCTTTATTTTCTAGTTGTTACTTACTGAATCCTTTTTTGTTCGTGTGATCCAGGGCTCGCAGGTGAACACCAAGGCATTTCAGAAAAAGTGATCAGCAAAGCATTTTCAGCAACAGAGGCAGGTTTTCTATCTCTTGTGAAGAAACAGTGGCTAAGTAAGCCACATATAGCATCCACTGGTACTTGTTGTCTTGTGGGGATAATTTGCAATGGCATGCTTTATGTTGCAAATTCTGGTGACTCTAGGGTTGTGTTAGGAAGAGTAGAGAGGGCAACAAGGGAAACATCAGCTGTGCAGTTATCTACAGAACATAATGTTAACCAAGAAACAATAAGAGATGAACTTCAGTCAAAGCACCCCTATGATCCACAAATCGTGGTTATGAGACACAATGTTTGGCGTGTGAAAGGCCTCATACAGGTAGAAATTTGATAGATCAAAATTGCATTTTGTTATTGAAGAAGAATTTTACAAATTCCTTTCAGTAAACAAAGAGAAGACTAATCCAAAGtactagcatgtttggatcggCTTCTCTTTCCTCAGAATCACTTTTGACACACAAAAGCTTCTTATGCACTAAAACAGTTTGCTTGATATTATTTATAAAGACTAAAAGTGGTGCCTGCCACTCAAATGCATGATAGCTTATGCTAGACATTGAAGTCCATAAGCAAGAACAAATAAATTTTACTTCTTCTAACAACTTATAAgcgcatgtttggaaattcttctatCATTGATTCTAGAAGCAAAAACAAATCTAAAGATAAACTTCTACCTTCTAGTTTTAGAAGAGATTctaaagaaacagaagtttATCCAAATATGCTATAAGTCATACATTTCTTGGAGAAGATCTTAAACATTTATAGCCAAAATTTATTAATAGAACTTGGCTTTGCAGGTTTCAAGGTCCATAGGTGATGCATATTTGAAGAAAGCAGAATTCAACAGGGAGCCTCTACCATCAAAGTATAGACTAGCTGAAACATTCTTCAAGCCGATACTTAGTAGTGAGCCATCAATATCGTCACACAAACTCCATCCCGAtgatcaatttctcatatttgcATCTGATGGCTTATGGGAGCATCTCAGCAACCAAGAGGCTGTTAACATAGTCACCAACAACTCACCTAATGTATGCTTCCTTCCTTTCTGTCCATTCAAGGTTGTTGTTTTTCTCTTTAGTAGTAAAAGTCCTGAAATTTGGATTCCCCGCACTCGGATAGTTCCTACATTCATGCAATCTAAGAATCTGAGTCAGTTGATTAAAGATCGGACCgctaaaattttatttatatctctgCCGCccatattaataaaatatatgagCTGACCGATCTTGATCCAACAACTGAGATTCATTGGCAGTGTGAATGTAGGATTGCCCTAATTG is a window of Lotus japonicus ecotype B-129 chromosome 5, LjGifu_v1.2 DNA encoding:
- the LOC130720406 gene encoding probable protein phosphatase 2C 38 → MVRSCWKPSVDGDDGDHGSGSESGRVDGLLWYKDLGNHLYGEFSMAVVQANSSLEDRSELESGPLSSNHFGPQGTFIGVYDGHGGAEASQFVSDNLFFNLKRLAGEHQGISEKVISKAFSATEAGFLSLVKKQWLSKPHIASTGTCCLVGIICNGMLYVANSGDSRVVLGRVERATRETSAVQLSTEHNVNQETIRDELQSKHPYDPQIVVMRHNVWRVKGLIQVSRSIGDAYLKKAEFNREPLPSKYRLAETFFKPILSSEPSISSHKLHPDDQFLIFASDGLWEHLSNQEAVNIVTNNSPNGIARRLVKAALREAARKREMRFADLQKIEQGVRRHFHDDITVIVVFLNHKFTDHSSLWGSPLSIKGGGSANY